The Vibrio sp. SNU_ST1 genome has a segment encoding these proteins:
- a CDS encoding cation:proton antiporter family protein, with protein sequence MELILISTAFIAGFIALKCHLPPLVGFLVAGFGLYALGFETNDTIIILADLGVTLLLFTIGLKLDIKTLLSKEIWAGATIHNLLSTLFFAAALFGFKFLGISSLAAMSIEQIVLLGFALSFSSTVFAVKSLQEKGEMNATYGTLAIGILVMQDIFAVVFLTASTGKIPEWYAIALFALPFFRPLFYKVLDWVGHGEMLVLFGIFFALVVGAGLFQFVGVKPDLGALILGMLLAGHPKASELSKSLFNLKELFLVCFFLNIGLSEQPTIQGFMLAVLFLLLLPVKGVLYFLVLNRFKFRVRTSLLTSLSLFNYSEFGLIVGGLAFKMGWMSGDILVAVAIAVSLSFLIAAPLNKAGHKLYQQSGRWLKEHAAEKLHQRDKRIDPGRAQVLILGMGRIGTGAYDELRSRYGKVSLGVEVREDAAHNHRSHGRNVISGDATDPDFWERILDTANVKLVILAMPHHQGNQTALEQLKSRNFKGQIAAIAEYPDQLETLKENGVDAAFNIYSEAGSGFARHVCEQLNPNINKI encoded by the coding sequence ATGGAACTTATATTAATATCCACTGCGTTTATCGCAGGATTTATTGCTTTAAAATGTCACCTTCCCCCATTAGTTGGTTTTTTGGTCGCGGGTTTCGGGCTTTATGCCCTTGGTTTTGAAACCAATGACACCATCATTATTTTGGCTGACCTTGGTGTCACCCTTCTCTTATTTACTATTGGCTTAAAGCTGGACATCAAAACCCTACTCTCTAAAGAGATCTGGGCTGGCGCAACAATCCACAATCTTTTATCCACTCTGTTTTTTGCAGCCGCTCTATTTGGTTTTAAGTTCCTAGGTATTTCATCTCTAGCAGCCATGTCAATAGAACAGATCGTTCTACTCGGTTTTGCTCTTTCATTTTCTAGTACTGTATTCGCGGTCAAGTCTCTGCAAGAGAAAGGGGAAATGAATGCTACCTATGGCACACTAGCGATTGGCATTCTGGTCATGCAAGATATCTTTGCTGTCGTATTCTTGACTGCATCAACAGGCAAAATTCCAGAGTGGTATGCTATCGCACTGTTCGCTTTGCCTTTCTTTCGCCCATTGTTCTACAAAGTCCTCGATTGGGTTGGGCACGGTGAAATGTTGGTGCTCTTCGGCATCTTCTTCGCATTAGTTGTTGGCGCTGGTTTGTTCCAGTTTGTGGGGGTAAAACCAGACTTAGGTGCCCTTATCCTAGGTATGCTGTTAGCCGGTCACCCAAAAGCTTCAGAGCTATCGAAGTCGCTGTTTAACCTCAAAGAGCTTTTCCTCGTCTGCTTCTTCTTGAATATTGGCTTGTCAGAACAGCCAACTATTCAGGGTTTTATGCTTGCAGTCTTGTTCTTATTGTTACTGCCAGTGAAAGGCGTCCTGTACTTCTTGGTACTAAACCGATTCAAGTTCCGTGTTCGAACCTCCCTACTCACTTCTTTGTCTCTGTTTAACTACAGCGAATTTGGTCTCATCGTCGGTGGCCTTGCTTTTAAGATGGGCTGGATGTCTGGCGACATCTTGGTGGCAGTGGCGATTGCCGTTTCATTGTCGTTCTTAATCGCTGCACCTCTCAACAAAGCGGGTCACAAACTTTATCAACAATCAGGTCGCTGGTTAAAAGAGCACGCTGCTGAGAAGCTCCACCAACGTGACAAACGAATTGACCCAGGTCGGGCTCAGGTACTTATTCTTGGTATGGGACGCATTGGTACTGGTGCCTACGACGAATTACGTTCACGCTACGGCAAAGTAAGTTTAGGTGTCGAAGTTCGTGAAGACGCGGCACATAACCACAGAAGCCATGGCAGAAACGTTATTTCTGGTGACGCAACTGACCCGGATTTCTGGGAACGAATCTTAGACACAGCAAACGTAAAACTGGTGATCTTGGCTATGCCTCACCACCAAGGTAATCAAACCGCCTTAGAACAATTAAAATCACGAAACTTTAAAGGTCAAATAGCGGCAATTGCCGAATATCCAGATCAGCTCGAAACACTGAAAGAGAATGGCGTCGATGCGGCATTTAACATTTACAGCGAAGCTGGCAGCGGTTTTGCCCGACATGTTTGTGAACAATTGAATCCGAACATCAATAAAATTTAA
- the asnB gene encoding asparagine synthase B, producing the protein MCSVFGILDIKSDAAALRPIALEMSKKLRHRGPDWSGIYAGEKAILAHERLAIVGLNSGAQPLYSQDKKHILAVNGEIYNHKELRARYEDKYQFQTDSDCEVILALYQEMGADLLEELNGIFAFVLYDEEKDEYLVGRDHIGIIPLYQGYDEHGNYYVASEMKALVPVCKTISEFPPGSFYSSKDAEPQRYYIRDWNEYAAVQGNSTSKEELTEALEAAVKRQLMTDVPYGVLLSGGLDSSITSAVAKRFAAMRIEDDEQSEAWWPQLHSFAVGLENAPDLIAAREVADKIGTVHHEMTYTIQEGLDAIRDVIYHIETYDVTTIRASTPMYLLARKIKAMGIKMVLSGEGADEIFGGYLYFHKAPNAKEFHEETVRKLLALSMFDCARANKSLAAWGVEGRVPFLDKEFIDVAMRLNPEDKMCGNGKMEKHILRECFEDYLPDSIAWRQKEQFSDGVGYDWIDTLKATAEEKVTDQQMEAAQFRFPYNTPTTKEGYAYREIFEELFPLESAAECVPGGPSVACSSAKAIEWDESFKNCVDPSGRAVQAVHNDAYNA; encoded by the coding sequence ATGTGTTCAGTATTTGGCATTCTCGACATTAAAAGTGATGCCGCAGCACTTCGCCCTATTGCTTTAGAAATGTCTAAAAAGCTTCGTCACCGTGGCCCAGACTGGTCTGGTATCTATGCCGGTGAAAAAGCTATCCTTGCTCACGAGCGTCTCGCTATCGTCGGCCTAAACAGTGGTGCTCAACCACTATACAGCCAAGACAAAAAGCACATTCTTGCAGTTAATGGCGAAATCTATAACCACAAAGAACTTCGCGCTCGCTATGAAGATAAATACCAGTTCCAAACTGACTCTGATTGTGAAGTCATTCTTGCGCTTTACCAAGAGATGGGGGCCGACCTTTTAGAAGAACTTAACGGTATTTTCGCTTTCGTTTTATATGACGAAGAGAAAGACGAATACCTAGTTGGCCGCGACCATATTGGCATCATCCCGCTTTACCAAGGCTACGATGAGCACGGCAACTATTACGTAGCTTCAGAGATGAAAGCACTTGTTCCAGTTTGTAAGACGATCAGTGAGTTCCCTCCTGGTAGCTTCTACTCTTCGAAAGATGCAGAACCTCAACGCTACTACATCCGCGATTGGAACGAATACGCAGCCGTTCAAGGTAACAGCACAAGCAAAGAAGAGCTAACTGAAGCGCTAGAAGCTGCTGTTAAGCGTCAACTAATGACTGACGTTCCTTACGGTGTACTTCTATCTGGTGGCCTTGATTCATCAATCACTTCTGCAGTCGCTAAGCGTTTTGCAGCAATGCGTATCGAAGATGACGAGCAATCAGAAGCTTGGTGGCCGCAACTGCACTCATTTGCTGTTGGTCTAGAAAACGCGCCGGATCTTATCGCGGCTCGTGAAGTTGCGGACAAAATCGGCACTGTGCACCACGAGATGACGTACACCATTCAGGAAGGCTTAGATGCCATCCGTGATGTTATCTACCACATTGAAACTTACGATGTAACGACCATCCGCGCATCGACGCCAATGTACTTGCTTGCTCGTAAGATCAAGGCAATGGGTATCAAAATGGTACTTTCTGGCGAAGGTGCTGATGAAATCTTTGGTGGCTACCTGTACTTCCATAAAGCGCCAAACGCAAAAGAGTTCCACGAAGAGACAGTACGTAAACTTCTTGCTCTAAGCATGTTTGACTGTGCTCGTGCAAACAAATCACTTGCAGCATGGGGAGTCGAAGGTCGTGTACCATTCTTGGATAAAGAGTTCATCGATGTGGCTATGCGTTTAAACCCTGAAGACAAAATGTGCGGTAACGGTAAAATGGAGAAACACATCCTACGTGAGTGTTTTGAAGACTACCTGCCAGATTCAATCGCATGGCGCCAAAAAGAGCAGTTCTCTGATGGTGTTGGCTACGACTGGATTGACACATTGAAAGCAACGGCTGAAGAAAAAGTAACGGATCAACAAATGGAAGCTGCTCAGTTCCGTTTCCCTTACAACACACCAACAACCAAAGAAGGTTATGCTTACCGTGAAATCTTTGAGGAGCTATTCCCTCTAGAATCGGCGGCAGAGTGTGTACCTGGCGGCCCTTCAGTTGCCTGTTCATCAGCGAAAGCGATCGAGTGGGATGAGTCATTCAAAAACTGTGTAGACCCATCAGGCCGTGCGGTACAAGCCGTTCACAACGACGCCTACAACGCTTAA
- the rfaH gene encoding transcription/translation regulatory transformer protein RfaH, with protein MKRWYLLYCKRGDQKRAQQHLENQGVECFYPQIEVEKVVRGKEKLVQEPLFPSYIFVRFDYEQGPSFTTVRSTRGVVDFIKFGARPYEVQGDLVFELKEFEKCCSSEVEDCCVEFETGQVVKINSGQFAGVEAIYHQKDGEARSIMLVKMISQVVPISIENEALQAHV; from the coding sequence ATGAAACGTTGGTATTTACTTTACTGTAAGCGTGGTGATCAAAAACGCGCTCAACAGCACCTAGAAAATCAGGGGGTAGAGTGCTTTTACCCTCAAATAGAAGTCGAAAAGGTAGTGAGAGGGAAAGAGAAGCTGGTCCAAGAACCGCTGTTCCCATCATATATCTTTGTCCGTTTTGATTATGAGCAAGGCCCAAGCTTTACTACCGTTCGTTCAACTCGTGGTGTTGTCGACTTTATTAAGTTCGGTGCAAGGCCGTATGAAGTCCAAGGTGATTTGGTTTTTGAGCTAAAAGAGTTCGAGAAGTGTTGCAGTAGCGAAGTTGAAGATTGCTGTGTTGAATTTGAGACAGGGCAAGTTGTCAAAATTAATAGTGGCCAGTTTGCGGGTGTTGAAGCTATTTACCATCAGAAAGATGGCGAAGCTCGATCCATTATGCTCGTAAAAATGATCAGTCAAGTGGTTCCGATCAGTATTGAAAACGAAGCACTACAAGCTCACGTATAA
- a CDS encoding peptide MFS transporter, whose translation MPSNHNIFGHPRGLFLLFSTELWERFSYYAMRAILVLFLTDTTLNGGLGWSTKDALDLYGIYTGLVYITPLIGGWIADNYLGQRKSILVGGVLMALGQFTLALPNGAIGLDQVNALYLGLALLISGNGMFKPNISTMVGDLYQEGDNRRDGAFTIFYMGINLGALLGGLISGAAVDSFGWKAGFLAAGIGMVISLIMQMTMAQSWLGNIGSVPAAARAKALNKSKEKTPLTKEEFDRLKVILVMGLFVIVFWAGFEQAGGLMNIYTQQYTDRMIGGFEVPAAWFQSLNPFFIITLAPIIAAFWVKLGKREPNSPVKFAMALFFLALGFVCMMGAVMEQGGDLTVKTSMLWLVGAFFFHTLGELCLSPIGLSLVTKLAPLRLASLMMGAWFGFNAVANYVAGLVGSHVGELGAMSIFGGIAITATISGVLLLLCAGKLVSWMHGVESNMMLEAEPKAETSVA comes from the coding sequence ATGCCAAGCAATCACAACATCTTTGGCCACCCTAGAGGCCTATTTTTATTATTTAGCACAGAGCTATGGGAACGTTTCTCCTACTACGCGATGCGTGCCATCCTTGTTTTATTTTTGACTGACACGACCCTCAACGGTGGGCTTGGTTGGTCAACGAAAGACGCACTTGATCTCTACGGTATTTACACTGGCTTAGTCTACATCACGCCATTGATCGGGGGCTGGATTGCCGATAACTACTTAGGGCAACGTAAATCGATACTGGTTGGCGGTGTATTAATGGCACTCGGCCAATTTACACTCGCTCTTCCTAACGGCGCTATTGGCTTAGACCAAGTAAATGCTCTTTATCTAGGTTTAGCACTACTTATCAGTGGTAACGGTATGTTTAAGCCAAACATCTCGACCATGGTTGGCGACCTATACCAAGAAGGTGATAACCGCCGTGACGGTGCATTCACCATTTTCTACATGGGCATCAACTTAGGTGCATTATTAGGTGGCTTGATTTCAGGCGCTGCTGTCGACTCTTTCGGCTGGAAAGCAGGTTTCTTAGCCGCTGGTATTGGTATGGTTATTAGCTTAATCATGCAAATGACAATGGCTCAATCTTGGTTAGGTAACATTGGTTCAGTGCCAGCAGCTGCGCGAGCAAAAGCACTGAACAAATCTAAAGAAAAAACGCCACTCACCAAAGAAGAGTTCGATCGATTAAAAGTTATTCTGGTTATGGGTCTATTCGTCATAGTTTTCTGGGCGGGCTTTGAACAAGCTGGCGGCCTGATGAATATCTATACTCAGCAATATACTGACCGCATGATTGGTGGCTTTGAAGTCCCAGCGGCGTGGTTCCAATCTCTGAACCCATTCTTCATCATTACACTTGCTCCAATTATTGCCGCGTTTTGGGTGAAGTTGGGTAAGCGTGAACCCAACTCTCCTGTTAAGTTTGCAATGGCATTGTTCTTCTTAGCACTTGGCTTTGTGTGCATGATGGGCGCGGTAATGGAGCAAGGCGGCGACCTAACAGTGAAAACATCAATGCTGTGGCTAGTCGGTGCTTTCTTCTTCCATACCCTTGGCGAGCTTTGTCTATCTCCTATTGGCCTGTCGTTGGTCACTAAGTTAGCTCCGCTTCGTCTCGCATCGCTAATGATGGGTGCATGGTTTGGCTTCAATGCTGTCGCAAACTACGTAGCTGGTCTTGTGGGTTCTCACGTTGGTGAGCTTGGCGCAATGTCTATCTTCGGTGGTATCGCAATTACAGCGACAATAAGTGGCGTCTTACTACTTCTTTGTGCTGGCAAGCTTGTATCATGGATGCATGGCGTAGAAAGCAACATGATGCTTGAAGCAGAGCCAAAAGCAGAAACTTCGGTTGCTTAA
- the hemH gene encoding ferrochelatase, producing the protein MKNNKKQGVLLVNLGTPDSATPAGVRRFLSEFLHDKRVVSLTRWLWFPILHGVILPVRSPKVAKLYQSVWMDEGSPLLVYSQRQAEKLQKKLQMPVALGMTYGNPSLKTGVEQLMEQGVEDIIVLPLYPQYSGTTTAAVSDGLTKAFKQMPVIPSYRFIRDYYAHPSYTKALAESVRSHWDKNGRADHLVCSFHGIPKRLADEGDIYPQHCEATTKLLAAELGLSADDITMTYQSRFGREEWLKPYTDDTLESLPSKGIKKIDIMAPAFSVDCLETLEEISDQCKETFIDAGGSDFSYIMCLNDRDSHIDMMAELVALYR; encoded by the coding sequence ATGAAAAATAATAAAAAGCAGGGCGTTTTACTGGTGAACTTAGGAACCCCAGACTCGGCGACCCCAGCTGGCGTTCGTCGATTTTTGAGTGAATTCTTACACGACAAGAGAGTAGTCAGCTTAACTCGCTGGCTTTGGTTCCCTATCTTACATGGGGTGATTTTACCGGTTCGCTCCCCTAAAGTAGCCAAACTTTATCAATCCGTTTGGATGGATGAAGGCTCACCACTGCTTGTGTACTCTCAAAGACAAGCCGAAAAGCTCCAGAAAAAATTACAGATGCCCGTAGCGCTAGGTATGACCTATGGCAACCCAAGCCTTAAAACGGGCGTTGAGCAATTAATGGAGCAGGGCGTTGAAGACATCATCGTATTGCCTTTATATCCTCAATACTCAGGCACGACCACAGCGGCCGTATCTGATGGATTAACCAAAGCCTTTAAGCAGATGCCAGTGATTCCGAGCTATCGCTTTATTCGCGACTACTACGCGCACCCAAGCTACACAAAAGCATTGGCTGAAAGCGTGCGTAGCCATTGGGATAAAAATGGCAGAGCCGATCATTTAGTTTGTTCTTTCCACGGTATTCCGAAGCGATTGGCTGATGAAGGCGACATCTACCCACAGCATTGTGAAGCGACAACAAAGCTCCTTGCTGCTGAGTTAGGCTTATCAGCGGACGATATCACCATGACATACCAATCTCGATTTGGTCGAGAAGAGTGGTTGAAGCCATACACTGACGACACACTTGAATCATTGCCGAGCAAAGGCATCAAAAAAATCGATATTATGGCGCCTGCATTTTCTGTGGATTGTTTAGAAACGTTAGAAGAGATTTCTGATCAGTGTAAAGAGACCTTTATTGACGCTGGTGGCTCAGACTTTAGTTATATTATGTGTCTTAACGACAGAGACTCGCACATCGATATGATGGCGGAGTTAGTGGCGCTGTATCGTTAA
- the adk gene encoding adenylate kinase → MRIILLGAPGAGKGTQANFIMNKFGIPQISTGDMLRAAIKAGTELGKQAKSVIDAGQLVSDEIILGLIKERIAQDDCEKGFLLDGFPRTIPQADGLKEMGIAVDYVVEFDVADDVIVERMAGRRAHLPSGRTYHNVYNPPKEEGKDDITGEELVVRDDDKEETVRARLGVYHDQTAPLISYYGKEAEAGNTKYLKFDGTKQVAEVSAELEKALA, encoded by the coding sequence ATGCGCATCATTCTTCTAGGTGCTCCTGGCGCGGGTAAAGGTACTCAAGCTAACTTCATCATGAACAAATTTGGTATCCCTCAAATTTCAACTGGTGACATGCTACGTGCTGCTATCAAAGCGGGTACTGAGCTTGGTAAGCAAGCAAAATCAGTAATCGACGCTGGTCAGCTAGTTTCTGATGAAATTATCCTTGGTCTTATCAAAGAGCGTATCGCTCAAGATGACTGTGAGAAAGGTTTCCTACTAGACGGTTTCCCACGCACAATCCCTCAAGCTGATGGCCTAAAAGAAATGGGTATCGCAGTAGACTACGTTGTTGAATTCGACGTAGCTGACGATGTGATTGTTGAGCGTATGGCTGGTCGTCGTGCTCACCTTCCTTCTGGCCGTACATACCACAATGTGTACAACCCGCCTAAAGAAGAAGGTAAAGATGACATCACTGGCGAAGAGCTAGTGGTTCGTGATGACGACAAAGAAGAAACAGTTCGTGCACGTCTAGGCGTATACCACGATCAAACAGCTCCGCTTATCTCTTACTACGGTAAGGAAGCAGAAGCAGGCAACACTAAGTACCTTAAATTTGATGGAACTAAGCAAGTTGCTGAAGTTAGTGCAGAACTTGAGAAAGCACTAGCATAA
- the htpG gene encoding molecular chaperone HtpG, translated as MSETATQNKETRGFQSEVKQLLHLMIHSLYSNKEIFLRELISNASDAADKLRFQALSNGDLYQGDADLGVKLSFNAEANTLTISDNGIGMSRDNVIEHLGTIAKSGTADFFSKLSEDQSKDSQLIGQFGVGFYSAFIVADAVTVRTRAAGLANDQAVQWHSAGEGDYTIEDITKESRGTDIILHMREDGKEFLNEWRLREVIGKYSDHIGIPVSIFTAVKDDEGKDTEEKHWEQINKAQALWTRNKSDIEKEEYQEFYKHVSHDFADPLTWSHNKVEGKNDYTSLLYIPAKAPWDMMNRDHKSGLKLYVQRVFIMDDAEQFMPSYMRFVRGLIDSNDLPLNVSREILQDNKVTQSLRGACTKRVLTMLERMAKNDNDKYLEFWKEFGLVLKEGPAEDMANKEKIAGLLRFSSTEVDSAEQTIRLASYVERMKEGQDKIYYLTADSYAAAKNSPHLEQFKAKGIEVVLMYDRIDEYVMNYLTDFDGKQFQSITKAGLDLSKFEGEEEKEKQKETEEEFKSVVERTQSYLGARVKEVRTTFKLATTPAVVVTDDFEMGTQMAKLLEAAGQAAPEVKYIFEINPEHALVKQMADEADEQAFGRWVELLLGQAMLAEKGSMEDPSQFLGAINELLTKR; from the coding sequence ATGAGCGAAACGGCAACGCAAAATAAAGAGACTCGTGGCTTTCAATCTGAAGTAAAACAACTACTTCATCTAATGATTCACTCACTGTATTCAAATAAAGAAATCTTTCTACGTGAGCTGATCTCTAACGCATCTGACGCGGCTGATAAGCTTCGTTTCCAAGCGCTATCAAATGGCGACCTTTACCAAGGCGATGCTGATTTAGGTGTAAAACTTTCGTTTAACGCTGAAGCGAATACTTTAACGATCTCTGATAATGGCATCGGTATGAGCCGCGACAACGTTATTGAGCATTTAGGTACTATTGCTAAGTCAGGCACCGCAGACTTTTTCTCAAAGTTGTCTGAAGACCAAAGCAAAGATTCTCAATTGATTGGTCAATTTGGTGTGGGTTTCTATTCTGCATTTATCGTTGCAGACGCAGTGACTGTTCGCACTCGAGCTGCTGGACTTGCTAATGACCAAGCCGTGCAATGGCACTCTGCGGGTGAAGGTGATTACACTATCGAAGACATCACGAAAGAATCTCGTGGTACAGACATCATTCTTCATATGCGTGAAGACGGCAAAGAGTTCTTAAATGAGTGGCGTCTACGTGAAGTGATTGGTAAGTATTCTGATCACATTGGTATCCCTGTCTCTATCTTCACAGCGGTGAAAGATGACGAAGGTAAAGACACCGAAGAGAAGCATTGGGAACAGATTAACAAGGCTCAAGCGCTTTGGACTCGTAACAAGTCTGATATTGAGAAAGAAGAGTACCAAGAGTTTTACAAGCACGTATCTCACGATTTTGCTGATCCACTAACCTGGAGTCACAACAAAGTTGAAGGTAAGAACGACTACACAAGTCTGCTTTATATTCCTGCGAAAGCACCTTGGGATATGATGAACCGTGATCATAAGAGCGGCTTGAAACTATACGTGCAACGTGTGTTTATTATGGATGACGCAGAGCAGTTCATGCCATCTTATATGCGTTTCGTTCGTGGTTTGATTGACTCAAACGATCTGCCACTGAACGTGTCTCGTGAAATTCTACAAGACAACAAGGTTACTCAGTCTCTTCGTGGCGCATGTACCAAGCGTGTGCTGACTATGCTTGAGCGCATGGCGAAGAATGACAACGACAAGTACCTAGAATTTTGGAAAGAGTTTGGCCTTGTACTGAAAGAAGGTCCAGCGGAAGACATGGCGAACAAAGAAAAAATCGCTGGTTTGCTTCGCTTCTCATCAACGGAAGTGGATTCTGCTGAACAAACTATCCGCCTAGCATCTTACGTTGAACGCATGAAAGAAGGCCAAGACAAGATCTATTACCTAACAGCAGATAGTTACGCTGCCGCTAAGAACAGCCCACACTTGGAGCAGTTCAAAGCAAAAGGTATCGAAGTGGTCCTAATGTACGATCGTATTGATGAGTACGTAATGAATTACCTGACTGACTTCGACGGTAAACAGTTCCAATCGATCACTAAAGCGGGCTTAGACCTAAGCAAGTTTGAAGGTGAAGAAGAGAAAGAGAAGCAAAAAGAGACAGAAGAAGAGTTCAAATCTGTAGTTGAGCGCACTCAATCTTACCTAGGTGCTCGTGTTAAAGAGGTTCGCACGACATTCAAGTTAGCAACTACGCCTGCTGTTGTTGTTACCGATGATTTCGAGATGGGCACTCAAATGGCTAAACTTCTTGAAGCTGCAGGTCAAGCTGCTCCTGAAGTTAAGTACATCTTTGAGATTAACCCTGAGCATGCGCTAGTTAAACAGATGGCAGATGAAGCGGACGAACAAGCGTTTGGTCGTTGGGTTGAGCTACTACTTGGTCAAGCTATGCTGGCTGAAAAGGGCTCAATGGAAGATCCGTCACAATTCTTAGGTGCAATCAACGAACTACTGACAAAACGTTAG
- a CDS encoding transcriptional regulator has product MSNIGTKFILAQRFVFDPNSNSLVDQMSDGEVVRLGSNESRILLMLSERPNEVITRNELHEYVWRDQGFEVDDSSLTQAVSTLRKMLKDSTKSPAFVKTVPKRGYQFIATVERSAPLSSNDQPVTTEISESDVEPILTFANTTLADEVITETIDPEPIAKAQEPHVESEPVTNQAEPKTESPNKWLAFGILLVAFIMPVLVLTLTNPAESEFRTLAEVNGVKVQTPINHPSLTSWLPAIEKCVLRYNTNHTGMLKPTEVIATGGQGNNLALNYIHPQDYSSENITLRIYANQSDVNDICNGGQ; this is encoded by the coding sequence ATGAGCAATATCGGCACAAAGTTTATTCTCGCACAGCGGTTCGTATTTGACCCAAATAGCAACTCACTTGTTGATCAGATGAGCGACGGTGAAGTCGTACGCCTTGGCAGCAATGAAAGCCGCATTCTCCTGATGCTGTCAGAAAGACCCAATGAAGTTATCACTCGTAACGAATTACACGAATATGTTTGGCGAGACCAAGGCTTTGAGGTGGACGACTCTAGCTTAACGCAAGCGGTATCGACACTCAGAAAAATGCTCAAAGACTCAACCAAATCTCCAGCATTCGTAAAGACTGTTCCTAAACGCGGTTACCAATTTATCGCGACGGTTGAACGCTCAGCACCACTGTCATCAAATGATCAGCCAGTAACAACTGAAATTTCAGAAAGTGACGTAGAGCCGATCTTAACGTTTGCTAATACCACATTAGCTGACGAGGTCATCACTGAAACTATCGACCCAGAGCCGATTGCAAAGGCTCAAGAGCCCCATGTCGAATCGGAACCGGTGACCAATCAGGCTGAACCTAAAACTGAAAGCCCTAATAAATGGTTAGCGTTTGGAATACTGCTTGTCGCTTTCATCATGCCAGTACTCGTTTTAACGTTAACGAACCCAGCAGAGTCAGAGTTTCGAACATTAGCAGAGGTTAATGGTGTCAAAGTTCAAACACCAATTAACCACCCGAGTCTGACTAGTTGGCTACCAGCGATAGAGAAATGTGTATTGCGTTACAACACTAACCACACAGGCATGCTAAAGCCAACTGAAGTGATTGCAACAGGGGGGCAAGGTAACAATCTAGCTCTAAACTATATTCACCCTCAAGATTACTCGAGCGAGAATATAACTCTAAGAATTTACGCAAACCAGTCGGATGTAAACGACATTTGTAACGGTGGTCAGTAA
- a CDS encoding regulatory protein ToxS: MKLKVSIILLVISAFFSGWLYWGSDAKVERLLTQHEWQSKMVTLISDIKQEDSIGPLRKVELSSNAKYLPNGTYLRMAVVKLYGTQTAPANVINISETGQWDINDNYLLISPTEFKDVTSAERQDFSEEQLELITQVIKMDAEQSRRIDIINQKALLLTSLNHGSRVLFSN; the protein is encoded by the coding sequence ATGAAATTAAAAGTATCCATTATTTTACTGGTTATCTCTGCTTTCTTTAGCGGTTGGTTGTACTGGGGTAGCGATGCAAAAGTAGAGCGCTTGCTGACACAACACGAATGGCAATCGAAAATGGTCACGCTGATTAGCGATATCAAGCAAGAGGATTCAATCGGACCACTGCGCAAAGTTGAATTGTCATCGAATGCGAAATACCTGCCAAATGGTACGTATCTGAGAATGGCTGTGGTTAAATTGTATGGCACTCAGACTGCACCCGCAAACGTCATCAATATTTCCGAAACCGGTCAGTGGGATATTAACGATAATTACTTACTGATCTCACCAACGGAGTTTAAAGATGTCACTTCTGCTGAGCGACAAGACTTTTCGGAAGAGCAACTCGAACTGATCACTCAAGTGATTAAAATGGATGCAGAACAAAGCCGACGCATTGATATTATTAATCAGAAGGCACTGCTGCTCACTAGCCTAAATCATGGCTCTAGAGTATTGTTCTCAAACTAA
- a CDS encoding SelT/SelW/SelH family protein — MNAEPNSVGTSISKATIAIHYCRQCNWMLRSSWLCQELLHTFSEEIEQVSLHPDTGGRFEVFCNGIQIWERKADGGFPEAKVLKQRVRNIIAPDRDLGHVDSK, encoded by the coding sequence ATGAATGCAGAACCAAACTCGGTAGGTACATCAATCTCCAAAGCGACCATCGCAATACACTATTGCCGTCAATGCAATTGGATGCTTCGTTCTAGTTGGTTATGCCAAGAGTTACTGCATACTTTCAGTGAAGAGATAGAGCAAGTGAGTTTACACCCAGATACCGGAGGTCGATTTGAGGTTTTTTGTAATGGAATACAGATTTGGGAAAGAAAAGCGGACGGCGGTTTTCCTGAGGCTAAAGTTCTGAAGCAAAGAGTACGAAACATCATTGCTCCAGACAGAGACCTCGGCCACGTGGACTCAAAGTAA